The segment TGCCATCACGGCCAGCACCGCGGCGAGGCTCTGGTCGTCGCTGGGGGTGTGGATGATGATCCGGTCGGCACCCTGCAGCGACGCGCGTGCATAGACCGGGCTGTCCGCATAGTTGCCCGCCGCGACGAAGCGCATCTGTTCCGGGCGCGGGTTCTCGTCCAGTTCGCAGGCGACCAGCACCAGGCCCTCATCGTCCGTCGCGGTATCGGACAGCAGCAGGTCCACCAGTCGGTCCGAGGCGGCGCCTCGCCAACCGACCAGCACGGTGTGGCCGCGCATTTGTTCGTAAGTCATACGTCCCACCAGATGGCGTCGAAGGTAGCTCGCCAGCGATGCGCTGGTCTTGGCCAGCACGGCGGCAAAAAAGGCCACGGCGCCCGGCATCAGCAGGAAGGCGACGATCAGGCGTCCAGCGGTGGTCTGCGGCGACAGGTCGCCGTAGCCGATGGTCGTGGCCGTGGTCATGTAGTAGTAGGGAAAAGCCTGCGGCGCGACGAGCGCGGATTCGCCCGCCAGCACGAGCAGCGCCCAGGTCACCCCCATGTGCACCAGCAGCGCCAGCAGCACGGCCAGCCAGCTTACCCGGCGGACGTGCCGGGCCAGCGCCCTGGTCAGGCGCCCGATAACCCACATGTGCTCCCCCTGTCTCCCCGTCCGGCGTCAGCTGCCCGCGGTCGACTTGGACTCGACCTTTACGCTTCCCTGTGTCCGCTCCTGCTTGAAGCGGGCGAGGATCATTTCCGCACCGGTGCCGCCGCTGACGAGTCCGGCAGCTGCCAGTTTCCGCTCCAGTTCGGCATCGCCGGCGGAGGGATCGAGTTCCTCGCTGGCCTCGATGCGCGCGGCGGCCTCGGCCTGTCGCTGCTTGATGCGTTCCAGCGAGTCGAGCGCCGAACCCATGCGGCTGTTGCTGCCGGCGGTGCGCGAGGCGATCGCCATCTGCGCGCGCTGCACGGACGCGGTGGCTTTCACTGTGTCGACCTGCGAGCGCAGCCCCTTCAGCTGGATCTCGGTCTTGCCGATCGTCGCCTTCAGCGTGGCGATCGACTGCTGCAGCCTGCGCAGGTTGCCTTCGTCGACCTTCTGCTCGGCCTCCAGCGGCGCGAGCTTCGCGGCGACCTCACGGGCGAGGGCCTCGTCGCCCTTGTCCAGCGAACCCTCGATGTAATGCGCGTACTCGGCCATCTTGCCGGTGCGGTCGTCCATCTTCTGCTGGGCCAGCTTGGCCTGGGCCATCAGCTTGGCCAGGTCGTCCCGTGCCCGTTGGAGCTCGGTGCCGGTATCGCGGATCTCCTGCTCCAGGATGGTGATGGCGTTGGCGTCGACGATCTTCTGGCCGGTCTCGTGCGAGACGCCGCGCAGCAGGGTGAGAAGCTTGGTCAGCAGGCTCATGGATGACCTCAGAGGAAGTGGGTCTTGAGGGTTTCGGCGGCGTCCAGGGTATTGAGCGCCAGGGCCTGAAGTTCCTCGTCCAGTTCGTCCATGCTCGCCTGGGTCGACAACTCGCCGAACACGATGTACGTGTCGCGACCGCCGATCTGGGTCAGGCCGAGGTTGGACAGCGGGTTGATCGGGTTGATACGCATGCAGGCATCGTTGAAGCCGGAGCGGTCCCGCACGAGTTCCGCGTCGACCAGCACGGTGGACACCGCGATCTGCGAGCTGGATGCGGCGACCTGCACCTGCATGTCGCCGTAGGCGTGCAGCGTGAGGTTGATGACCGGCTCGGCCTCGTCGATCAGTTCGACCGTGATGTCATTCGTGTCTGCATAGCGCTTGTCGAGCTGCCTGTGTAGCTCGCGCGTATCCCTGCCTGTCATGAACAGTGCTTCCCTGGACCGTGAACGCAAGTTTTTAGCAGATCACTGGCGAATGGGCCAGCGAGGGCGTTGGCGATAAAGGCACGCGGGGCTTCGACGGGTGTCCCGCCGGCTTGCAGGTCGGCCCCTCGTCCGTCTTGCCAAGGCTACGGCAGCCTCCCTAATCTCCGGCGGGTCATCAGGGACTGGGATGTGGCCATGCGGGTCGGGTTTTCCATGGAACGGGTGCGCTGCAGCCGGCAGTGCCGCGTGATGCACGGATGACCCTCTCGCTCGATGTCGTGCAGGCGCTGGCGCCCAACCAGTTCCCCAACCTGTTGGCCACCGCGCTGCGTTGCGAGGATGTGCTGGACTGGGCCGCCGCGCAGGACATCAAGGCGGTGCGAT is part of the Dyella thiooxydans genome and harbors:
- a CDS encoding potassium channel family protein → MWVIGRLTRALARHVRRVSWLAVLLALLVHMGVTWALLVLAGESALVAPQAFPYYYMTTATTIGYGDLSPQTTAGRLIVAFLLMPGAVAFFAAVLAKTSASLASYLRRHLVGRMTYEQMRGHTVLVGWRGAASDRLVDLLLSDTATDDEGLVLVACELDENPRPEQMRFVAAGNYADSPVYARASLQGADRIIIHTPSDDQSLAAVLAVMAHAPNAHVVAHFEGPDALQLVRSHYPQVECTRPMSAEVIARAAQDPGSSIIALELLSTATGPTQFSVAMPTGIATSARQVARCFKDQSALFLGMRESDVAPVQINPPDDQPVREGNILYYLARQRIDPTELACLQGTMA
- a CDS encoding PspA/IM30 family protein; the encoded protein is MSLLTKLLTLLRGVSHETGQKIVDANAITILEQEIRDTGTELQRARDDLAKLMAQAKLAQQKMDDRTGKMAEYAHYIEGSLDKGDEALAREVAAKLAPLEAEQKVDEGNLRRLQQSIATLKATIGKTEIQLKGLRSQVDTVKATASVQRAQMAIASRTAGSNSRMGSALDSLERIKQRQAEAAARIEASEELDPSAGDAELERKLAAAGLVSGGTGAEMILARFKQERTQGSVKVESKSTAGS
- a CDS encoding YjfI family protein, whose translation is MTGRDTRELHRQLDKRYADTNDITVELIDEAEPVINLTLHAYGDMQVQVAASSSQIAVSTVLVDAELVRDRSGFNDACMRINPINPLSNLGLTQIGGRDTYIVFGELSTQASMDELDEELQALALNTLDAAETLKTHFL